DNA from Aquaspirillum sp. LM1:
CCGGGCAAGTCCAGCCCTTCGGCAAACGAATCCAGACCAAAAATCACGCTGGCCTGCTGCTGGGCCAGCCGTTCGGCGTGGCGCGCCAGCAGCACCGACTTGGGCAGGCTGCCCTGCACCAGAATGCACGCCGACAGCGGCTCGCCCAGGCTGTCGAACACTTCCTGCATCTGCCTGCGTGAGGTAAACAGCACCAGTGTGCCCAGCGGTGCCTGCGGATCGATCAGTGTGGGCAGCAGTTTGGCAATTTCGGCGGTGTGCGCCGGGGCGTCCTTGGGTGAAGCCAGCATGGCCGGCAGGTACAGCTCGCCCTGCCGCTGAAAATCAAACGGCGATTCCAGCGCCACGCATTCGGTTTGCCCCAGCCATTTCAGCCCGGTCTGCGCCAGCAGTAGGTCAAACGAACCCAGTGAACGCAAGGTGGCCGAGGTCAGCAGCGCGCCGGCGGCCTGCCGCCACAGCGAATTGGCCAAATCTGCCGCTGCCGATACCGGCGAGGCGCTGACCTGCCAGTCGCGGCGGTTATTGCTGTTGTTGCGGGTGGTGATCCACTTGGCAATCGGCGGCGCGCCTTCGGGCGGCACGCTGCACATCAGCGCCCATACCGCAGCAAACGGTTCGGCACGGGCGATGAAAAACCCCAGCTCGGACGCCAGCTGGTCAATCAGCGCGCCCTGGTCGGATTTATCACGGCGGGCTTCAGTCAGCGCGTCCTGCACGGCGTTCAGTTGCTTGAGCAGGGTGGCCGCCGACACATTCAGATTGGCCGCCACCCCCGCCAGTGCCTCAGGCAGCTCGCCATTGTCCAGCAGCCAGGTGGGCTCGGCTTCCTGGCTGCTGGGCAGCAGGCGTTCAATCGGGGTCAGAATCTGCGCCAGTTCACCCAGCGCCTGGGCGCAGCCGGTGGCGGCGTCCAGCGCCTGTGGCACCAGCAGCTCGGCCCGGCCAATCAGCCCTTCGCAACGGCCCACGGTGGCGTCGAGCTTGTCCAGCCACCACAGGGTCTGCTGCACATTATGGTCGGCGGCAAACTGGTTGATGGCTTTTTTGGCCAGTTGGTGGGCTTCGTCGATGCAATAAAACGTGTCAATGGGCGGCGGCAGAATCACCCCACCCCCCATCGCCGCATCAGCTAGCAGCAGGTCGTGGTTGGATACCACGATGTCCACCGTGTCCAGCTGGTCGCGGGCCAGGTAAAACGGGCATTCCGAGCGGTTTGGGCAGGCGCTTTTCAGGCAGCCGTGGCGATCGTTGGTGACCCGGCTCCACAGCCGGTCTTCCACGCTTTCGTCGAAAGCGTCGCGGTCGCCGTCCCAGCGCCGGTAATAAAACGCATCGGCCATGCGCTTGAGTTGTTCCAGCTCGCGTTTTTCTGGCTTGTGGTTCCACAGCAACATCGACGGGTCGGGGGCGAGCAGTTCGGCCTGGGCCGATTCAGCCGTGTGCTGGTACAAGCGGTAAGGACACAGATAACGCCCCCGGCCCTTGGCCAGGGCAAAGCTGGCGTCCAGCTCGCTGTGCTGCAGCACAAACGGCAGGTCGCGGTTGACCAGTTGCTCCTGCAGGGCGATGGTGGCCGAGCTGATCACCAGTTTTTTGCCGCGCGACTTGGCCATCACACAGCCAGCCAGCAGATAGGCCAGACTTTTGCCTACCCCAGTGGGGCCTTCCACCACCACAATGCTTTCGCCTTCGCGCTCGGGCAGCGCGTCGCCCTCGCGGACCTTGCTGCGGGCAAAGGCCTGCGCCACGCACGCCAGCATCTGGCGTTGCGCGCTACGGGGACGAAAGCCAGGCAGGCTTTTGCCTATGGCCTGGTAGTGGTGACGGATGGCGTCTTTTTCAGCGTCGGTAAGCATTCACGAATTGTAACGCAAATTGCCCGCCTGCCGGGCTGATGCTGGCTTGACCCCGCTCCCACCTAGTAGCCAGTCACGATGATATGAAGCAAATGACTGGCAGCTAGACCGCTTTCGGCATGCGTTTCACCTGACGTGTCGTTCCCGCGCAGGCGGGAACCCAGACCGCGCTACAGCGTGCGCGGTGGGTGTTGAGCGTTGTCGGATAGTCAGCGCGCTGTGGATGCTCCTGGATTCCCGCCTGCGCGGGAATGACGCGGTGGGGTGCGGCGGATGGTTCGCTGTGTCAAATCAAGATGTTTGACATAAATAAAGCAAGACATCCGACGTCGGCTTGCTCGCAGGCACCCTCGTGTTTCAACGTGACTGGCTACTAGCCCCACCTAGCCCATCCACCCCCGCCGCAGCCCCGACCGTCACCCAGCCCCCTCACACAAGATCTGAATACGTGCAGAGATACGCCAAAAAAATTAACCATATAAAATAATTTTATTACTTATAAATTTAAATTGATCATGCCATGCTTGCCAGGGATATGCTGAAAAAATCGTCATTCCAGCAAAAATTGGAATCCAGCATTTTGATTTTAATAGGTTTTGTTTTTGGAAAAACGATTTTTCTGAATAAATCAGCGCGCCCCTGGTCAGAACCTTGCCAACAGGGTGTCAAACAGATTTAACAATCAAAATATATCAAGACAAACAAAAAGATAGCCCATCAGAGCGCTATCATTTTCACACTCAATTTTTCAGAGGCCACAAGCGATGATGCCAGCGCATATTAGCCATTTCCCTATTGCGTGCGGCCAAGAAAAAAATTAAGCATTTCTACTAATAGCATGTTTTTGGTGAGTGTGCTCTACTGAAGACTCCAAATAAATTACTTGACCAGTAATACATGCCATATTGCCTATAAGTGATTTTTTGCCTCACCTCCGCTTTAATATTTCATGCAAAAGGAAGTAATCATGATCAGTTCGTCCGGCACGACTTTTGTTCTCTCTCCGACTGCAACCACGTTCACCCTAGTCGTCAGCGATGACAGCACGGTGATTGGCAATGATCTGAACAACCGCATCACCGGTAACATCGGCAACGATGTGCTGCAAGGCAATCTGGGTAATGACACCCTGTACGGCGGTGCCGGCAATGACACGCTGGAAGGTGGCGACGGCAATGATTATCTGGATGGCCAGGCTGGCGCTGACAGCATGGTGGGTGGCGCTGGCAATGACATTTATGTCATTGATGATGCTGGCGACAAGGCAGTCGAACTGGTTGATAGCGGCACGGATACGGTATATGCCTATGCCAGCTACACCCTGGAAGATAATATCGAAAATGCCTATATTAAAGCAGCATCTGGCCTGACACTGACTGGCAATGCCGCCAATAATGTGCTCAAAGGCGGTGTGGGTGATGATTATCTGTATGGCGGCGCGGGCAACGATAATCTGAACGGCGGCGAAGGCACGGATTATCTGTATGGCGGCGATGGCAATGACGTGCTCAATGGCGGAACCGGCGAAGTGGTTCCTTTTGGCGGCGTGCTGGACGGTGGTGCTGGCAATGACACCCTGAACGGTGATCTGAATGGCTCGGAGTATCTGATCGGCGGCGATGGTAATGACCGCCTGAATGGTTACAAAGACGATCACATGTCCGGTGGCGCTGGCAATGACGTTTATCTGTTCACCGGGGTGCAGTACAACATTGTTGAAAGCGCCGGCGAAGGCACTGACCTGATTCAGTCCAGCGTCAGCTTTGATATGATCAACACCACCAGCCTCTACGATGGCGGTCGCGTGGTGTCTGGCGAAGTGGAAAACCTTACCCTGACCGGCACGGACGACACCAATGGCAGCGGCAATGAACTGAACAACCTGATTACCGGCAATAGCGGCAAGAATGTGCTGGATGGCCGTGACGGCAACGATACGCTCAAGGCTGGCGATGGCGTTGACTCCCTGATTGGCGGTAATGGCAACGACGTGCTGGATGGCGGCGCAGGCATTGACCACATGGAAGGTAATGCCGGCAATGACATCTACTACGTCGATGTGCAGGA
Protein-coding regions in this window:
- the dinG gene encoding ATP-dependent DNA helicase DinG, encoding MLTDAEKDAIRHHYQAIGKSLPGFRPRSAQRQMLACVAQAFARSKVREGDALPEREGESIVVVEGPTGVGKSLAYLLAGCVMAKSRGKKLVISSATIALQEQLVNRDLPFVLQHSELDASFALAKGRGRYLCPYRLYQHTAESAQAELLAPDPSMLLWNHKPEKRELEQLKRMADAFYYRRWDGDRDAFDESVEDRLWSRVTNDRHGCLKSACPNRSECPFYLARDQLDTVDIVVSNHDLLLADAAMGGGVILPPPIDTFYCIDEAHQLAKKAINQFAADHNVQQTLWWLDKLDATVGRCEGLIGRAELLVPQALDAATGCAQALGELAQILTPIERLLPSSQEAEPTWLLDNGELPEALAGVAANLNVSAATLLKQLNAVQDALTEARRDKSDQGALIDQLASELGFFIARAEPFAAVWALMCSVPPEGAPPIAKWITTRNNSNNRRDWQVSASPVSAAADLANSLWRQAAGALLTSATLRSLGSFDLLLAQTGLKWLGQTECVALESPFDFQRQGELYLPAMLASPKDAPAHTAEIAKLLPTLIDPQAPLGTLVLFTSRRQMQEVFDSLGEPLSACILVQGSLPKSVLLARHAERLAQQQASVIFGLDSFAEGLDLPGEACVQVILAKLPFAMPDDPVGLTLSQWIESRGGNPFIEITVPEASIKLIQAVGRLIRTESDYGRVTILDNRLLRQAYGKKLLAALPPFRRL